One Kitasatospora sp. NBC_01287 DNA window includes the following coding sequences:
- a CDS encoding ABC transporter permease — MTTPVTTPTTTATTTTATTATTGATTAATTVKPRRRPSGGRVLALLASAALVLIVLVALVPQLFAGASPDVTDPVHALAPPSTAHLFGTDQLGRDLFARVLYGARPSLLLGAGATALAVAGGALLGLAAALGGRFADQALSRLADILLALPPILLALLAVIVLGTGSVNVMIAIALAFVPGYARIVRAETMVVRRSGYVEAAVGLGLRRPVLIARHILPNAVGPMLVLATVGFGASLIAASGLSFLGLGPQPPSPEWGAMLSQGRGFLQSAWWVGVFPGAAITFTALVVNAVGRRLQARFTRRTLG; from the coding sequence ATGACCACCCCTGTGACCACCCCTACGACCACCGCTACGACCACCACTGCGACCACTGCGACCACTGGGGCGACCACCGCGGCGACCACCGTGAAGCCCCGGCGGCGGCCGAGCGGCGGGCGGGTCCTCGCGCTGCTCGCCTCGGCCGCGCTGGTGCTGATCGTGCTGGTGGCGCTGGTGCCCCAGCTGTTCGCCGGCGCCTCGCCGGACGTCACCGACCCGGTGCACGCGCTCGCCCCGCCGAGCACCGCGCACCTCTTCGGCACCGACCAGCTCGGGCGCGACCTGTTCGCCCGGGTGCTCTACGGGGCCCGGCCCTCGCTGCTGCTGGGCGCCGGCGCCACCGCCCTCGCGGTGGCCGGCGGGGCGCTGCTGGGCCTGGCCGCCGCGCTCGGCGGGCGCTTCGCCGACCAGGCGCTGAGCCGGCTGGCCGACATCCTGCTCGCGCTGCCGCCGATCCTGCTGGCGCTGCTCGCGGTGATCGTGCTGGGCACCGGCTCGGTCAATGTGATGATCGCCATCGCGCTGGCCTTCGTGCCCGGCTACGCCCGGATCGTGCGGGCCGAGACCATGGTGGTGCGGCGCTCGGGATACGTCGAGGCGGCGGTCGGCCTGGGCCTGCGCCGCCCGGTGCTGATCGCGCGGCACATCCTGCCCAACGCGGTGGGCCCGATGCTGGTGCTGGCCACCGTCGGCTTCGGCGCCTCGCTGATCGCCGCCTCCGGGCTGAGTTTCCTGGGCCTGGGCCCGCAGCCGCCCTCGCCCGAGTGGGGCGCGATGCTCTCGCAGGGCCGCGGCTTCCTGCAGTCCGCCTGGTGGGTCGGGGTCTTCCCGGGCGCCGCCATCACGTTCACCGCCCTGGTGGTCAACGCCGTCGGCCGCCGACTGCAGGCCCGCTTCACCCGGAGGACCCTCGGATGA
- a CDS encoding ABC transporter permease, protein MTLRHLARAVLRRLLGALAVLFGAATIAFVALHLVPGDPVTVMLGPGSPATPEVKAQIRAQYGLDQPVFAQYLHYLGRLLHGDLGESYQLQRPVADVIGEQLGSTVQLALAAVLVAVVLAVLGALATAGRRRLPRALVGLAELLAVSSPSYWIGILLLTAFSFQLRIFPVAGDEGLPALVLPALTLALPLAGVLGQVLREGLEAALGQPFVLTARSRGLGEGAVLLRHALRHAAVPAVTLAGWLTGSLLGGAVLVETVFGRPGIGALSLQGTTNKDMPLVIGLVLLSALVFVLISTVVDLLYLVIDPRLRSG, encoded by the coding sequence TTGACACTCCGTCACCTCGCGCGGGCGGTGCTGCGCCGCCTGCTGGGGGCCCTCGCGGTGCTGTTCGGGGCCGCCACCATCGCCTTCGTCGCCCTGCACCTGGTGCCGGGCGACCCGGTGACGGTGATGCTCGGCCCCGGCAGCCCGGCCACCCCCGAGGTGAAGGCGCAGATCCGGGCGCAGTACGGGCTGGACCAGCCGGTCTTCGCGCAGTACCTGCACTACCTGGGCCGGTTGCTGCACGGCGACCTCGGTGAGTCCTACCAGTTGCAGCGGCCGGTGGCGGACGTGATCGGCGAGCAGCTCGGCTCCACGGTCCAACTCGCGCTGGCCGCCGTGCTGGTGGCGGTGGTGCTCGCGGTGCTGGGGGCGCTGGCCACGGCGGGGCGGCGCCGGCTGCCGCGCGCGCTGGTCGGCCTGGCCGAGCTGCTTGCCGTCTCCAGCCCGTCCTACTGGATCGGGATCCTGCTGCTGACCGCGTTCTCCTTCCAGCTGCGGATCTTCCCGGTGGCGGGCGACGAGGGCCTGCCGGCGCTGGTGCTGCCCGCCCTGACGCTGGCGCTGCCGCTGGCCGGCGTGCTCGGGCAGGTGCTGCGCGAGGGCCTGGAGGCCGCGCTGGGGCAGCCGTTCGTGCTCACCGCCCGGTCGCGCGGCCTGGGCGAGGGCGCGGTGCTGCTGCGGCACGCGCTGCGGCACGCGGCGGTGCCCGCGGTCACCCTGGCCGGCTGGCTGACCGGCTCGCTGCTGGGCGGGGCGGTGCTGGTGGAGACCGTCTTCGGGCGGCCGGGCATCGGCGCGCTCAGCCTGCAGGGCACCACCAACAAGGACATGCCGCTGGTGATCGGGCTGGTGCTGCTCTCCGCGCTGGTCTTCGTGCTCATCTCGACCGTGGTGGACCTGCTCTACCTGGTCATCGACCCACGACTGCGGAGCGGGTGA
- a CDS encoding ABC transporter substrate-binding protein, producing MSRTGPRSLTLLAAVTAGVLLLAACGGTGTKTTASGTDGGKPVQGGSLTYATDTEPISFDIHVSQQDATGAIQRNVFDSLVHQDAKGDFQPWLATSWDIAPDFTSYTFHLRPGVKFTDGTPFDANAVKVNFDRIVAKDTKSQYAASLLGPYTGSQVIDAQTVKVSFSKPFAPFLQAASTAYLGFYSPKAIAENGTKLGQGGPVDVGTGPFIFSSYTKGQSAVFTRNPDYDWAPKDAAHQGPAYLDKLTVRFLTEDSVRVGALQSGQVQVADPIPPADVKSVQGDSRLRTVSTQAPGANYALVLNTTKTPLNDPLVRQAVQRGIDVDTDVKSVYFGVNQRAWSPLSPTTPDYDKSLENSWPYDPALANKDLDQAGWTGRDAQGYRTKDGQRLTLEWPLPPAEYVREQRDTLGQAIQADLKKVGIEVTRPRQDIGTYIANTYGGKEAIADYSWARFDPDVLRLYFNSASSPATGGENATFYQDSQLDTWTNTGEATLDAATRQDVYGKTQQRAIDLGLIVPLYVRTDVVGATSQVHGLTADPNTWLNFHDAWLAK from the coding sequence ATGTCCAGAACCGGCCCCCGGTCGCTCACCCTGCTCGCCGCCGTCACCGCCGGGGTGCTGCTGCTCGCCGCCTGCGGCGGCACGGGCACGAAGACCACCGCGAGCGGCACCGACGGAGGCAAGCCCGTGCAGGGCGGCTCGCTCACCTACGCCACCGACACCGAGCCGATCTCCTTCGACATCCACGTCAGCCAGCAGGACGCCACCGGCGCCATCCAGCGCAACGTCTTCGACTCGCTGGTGCACCAGGACGCCAAGGGCGACTTCCAGCCCTGGCTGGCCACCTCCTGGGACATAGCACCGGACTTCACCTCCTACACCTTCCACCTGCGCCCGGGCGTCAAGTTCACCGACGGCACGCCGTTCGACGCCAACGCGGTCAAGGTCAACTTCGACCGGATCGTGGCCAAGGACACCAAGTCCCAGTACGCGGCCAGCCTGCTCGGCCCGTACACCGGCAGCCAGGTCATCGACGCGCAGACGGTGAAGGTCAGCTTCAGCAAGCCGTTCGCGCCGTTCCTGCAGGCCGCCAGCACCGCCTACCTGGGCTTCTACTCGCCGAAGGCGATCGCGGAGAACGGCACCAAGCTCGGCCAGGGCGGCCCGGTGGACGTGGGCACCGGACCGTTCATCTTCAGCAGCTACACCAAGGGGCAGAGCGCGGTCTTCACCCGCAACCCGGACTACGACTGGGCGCCCAAGGACGCCGCGCACCAGGGCCCGGCCTACCTGGACAAGCTCACCGTCCGCTTCCTGACCGAGGACTCGGTGCGGGTGGGCGCGCTGCAGAGCGGGCAGGTCCAGGTCGCGGACCCGATCCCGCCGGCCGACGTGAAGAGCGTGCAGGGCGATTCGCGGCTGCGGACCGTCAGCACCCAGGCGCCCGGCGCCAACTACGCGCTGGTGCTGAACACCACCAAGACCCCGCTCAACGACCCGCTGGTGCGCCAGGCGGTGCAGCGCGGCATCGACGTCGACACCGACGTCAAGAGCGTCTACTTCGGGGTCAACCAGCGCGCCTGGAGCCCGCTCTCGCCCACCACCCCGGACTACGACAAGTCGCTGGAGAACTCCTGGCCCTACGACCCGGCGCTGGCCAACAAGGACCTGGACCAGGCGGGTTGGACCGGCCGCGACGCCCAGGGCTACCGCACCAAGGACGGCCAGCGCCTCACCCTGGAGTGGCCGCTGCCCCCGGCCGAGTACGTGCGCGAGCAGCGCGACACCCTCGGGCAGGCGATCCAGGCGGACCTGAAGAAGGTCGGCATCGAGGTGACCCGGCCCCGCCAGGACATCGGCACCTACATCGCCAACACCTACGGCGGCAAGGAGGCCATCGCCGACTACAGCTGGGCCCGGTTCGACCCGGACGTGCTGCGCCTCTACTTCAACAGCGCCAGCAGCCCGGCCACCGGCGGCGAGAACGCCACCTTCTACCAGGACAGCCAGCTGGACACCTGGACCAACACCGGTGAGGCGACCCTCGACGCGGCGACCCGCCAGGACGTCTACGGCAAGACCCAGCAGCGCGCCATCGACCTGGGCCTGATCGTGCCGCTCTACGTGCGCACGGACGTGGTCGGGGCCACCTCGCAGGTGCACGGGCTGACCGCCGACCCCAACACCTGGCTCAACTTCCACGACGCCTGGCTCGCCAAGTGA
- a CDS encoding 2-isopropylmalate synthase: MPVGSRVDEVRESAQAGRLVLFEESARDGAQAKTLMSAGFRVRLAREQGAVFGADGPRHVVFAAGFPSVCAQEFEATRQVALEAQDSVSPAAICRGTAADVRLAISAVRGAAHARVMVIVAASEATARALVHRSAREALAQGLEVVKEAVDLAAGVAAVDVCLVDAPRADPALVAEYAGAMTAQGAGTIVLADTVGDLLPGQARELFTRVARGAGSDTVLVSHLHNDLGLGLANTLAALESGVRVAACSWLGLAERSGMVATEQLLFLLAHDPAKAARILGPDCRPWWTAPDLTRLPGIARLVSAETGLPLTVTTPIVGSGVGAISTGTPFTHPRTFQPYDPERQLGVAPTVVLTHLASGRVLRAVAERLGHELDQAQTRTALAWVKDRAYRLGRAVVPDADFAAYLDGLTAVPLTAVTPAAGRERADARS, translated from the coding sequence GTGCCCGTGGGATCGCGAGTGGACGAGGTGCGGGAGTCGGCCCAGGCCGGCCGGCTGGTCCTCTTCGAGGAGTCGGCGCGTGACGGGGCGCAGGCCAAGACGCTGATGAGCGCCGGGTTCCGGGTGCGGCTGGCCCGGGAGCAGGGGGCGGTGTTCGGGGCGGACGGGCCGCGGCACGTGGTCTTCGCCGCCGGGTTCCCCTCGGTCTGCGCGCAGGAGTTCGAGGCCACCCGGCAGGTCGCGCTGGAGGCGCAGGACTCGGTGAGCCCGGCCGCGATCTGCCGGGGCACCGCGGCGGACGTGCGGCTGGCGATCAGCGCGGTGCGCGGCGCGGCGCACGCGCGGGTGATGGTGATCGTCGCCGCCTCCGAGGCGACCGCGCGCGCCCTGGTGCACCGGAGCGCCCGCGAGGCGTTGGCCCAGGGCCTGGAGGTGGTCAAGGAGGCGGTCGACCTGGCGGCCGGCGTGGCGGCGGTCGACGTCTGCCTGGTGGACGCGCCGCGGGCCGATCCGGCGCTGGTGGCCGAGTACGCGGGCGCGATGACGGCCCAGGGCGCGGGCACGATCGTGCTGGCGGACACGGTCGGCGACCTGCTGCCCGGTCAGGCGCGCGAGTTGTTCACCCGGGTCGCCCGCGGCGCCGGATCGGACACGGTGCTGGTCTCGCACCTGCACAACGACCTCGGCCTGGGCCTGGCCAACACTCTGGCGGCGCTGGAGAGCGGGGTCCGGGTGGCGGCCTGCTCCTGGCTGGGCCTGGCCGAGCGCAGCGGCATGGTGGCCACCGAGCAGCTGCTCTTCCTGCTGGCCCACGACCCGGCCAAGGCCGCGCGGATCCTGGGGCCCGACTGCCGGCCGTGGTGGACGGCGCCCGACCTGACCCGGCTGCCGGGCATCGCGCGACTGGTCTCGGCCGAGACCGGCCTGCCGCTGACCGTCACCACGCCGATCGTGGGCAGCGGGGTGGGCGCCATCTCCACCGGCACCCCGTTCACCCACCCGCGGACCTTCCAGCCCTACGACCCGGAGCGGCAGTTGGGCGTGGCACCGACCGTGGTGCTGACCCACCTGGCCAGCGGGCGGGTGCTGCGCGCGGTGGCCGAGCGCCTGGGCCACGAGCTGGACCAGGCGCAGACCCGTACGGCGCTGGCCTGGGTCAAGGACCGTGCCTACCGGCTCGGCCGAGCCGTCGTCCCCGACGCCGACTTCGCCGCCTACCTCGACGGACTCACTGCCGTGCCGCTGACCGCGGTGACGCCCGCTGCCGGAAGGGAGCGCGCCGATGCCCGCTCCTGA
- a CDS encoding nuclear transport factor 2 family protein, whose translation MTQFSAPADQEEIRRLLALFSHAFDNADAELIAEVFAPDGTIELARTGARFEGLAAIQAFSRDLGATSPDHHTLDTVLTPQPDGTVRARSRYLAILADGSVHNGDYFDVLVRTDQGWRIAERRSVPRYPAAVHPNE comes from the coding sequence ATGACCCAGTTCTCCGCCCCCGCCGACCAGGAGGAGATCCGCCGCCTCCTGGCCCTCTTCTCGCACGCGTTCGACAACGCCGACGCCGAGCTGATCGCCGAGGTCTTCGCCCCCGACGGCACCATCGAACTGGCCCGCACCGGTGCCCGCTTCGAGGGCCTCGCGGCGATCCAGGCCTTCAGCCGCGACCTCGGCGCCACCTCCCCGGACCACCACACCCTGGACACCGTCCTCACCCCGCAACCCGACGGGACCGTCCGCGCCCGCAGCCGCTACCTGGCGATCCTGGCCGACGGCTCGGTGCACAACGGCGACTACTTCGACGTGCTGGTCCGCACCGACCAGGGCTGGCGGATCGCCGAACGCCGCTCCGTGCCGCGCTACCCGGCCGCCGTTCACCCGAACGAGTGA
- a CDS encoding ester cyclase gives MSTDTAAQTTAATTIEANKALVHRYYAELVTGQRIELLEELVAADAADETRVGPGGAGTREDFAEHLRVLWETVEGVTATVEDLVAEGDRVIAFWRIEGKHVGHVFGVPATGRDFVGHSISTLTIKDGRVVRYNVLPDRLGIIRQLTPALV, from the coding sequence ATGAGCACTGACACCGCCGCCCAGACCACTGCCGCAACGACCATCGAGGCCAACAAGGCCCTGGTCCACCGCTACTACGCCGAGCTGGTCACCGGTCAGCGGATCGAGCTGCTGGAGGAGCTGGTCGCGGCCGACGCCGCCGACGAGACCCGGGTGGGCCCGGGCGGCGCCGGCACCCGCGAGGACTTCGCCGAGCACCTGCGGGTGCTCTGGGAGACGGTCGAGGGCGTCACGGCCACCGTCGAGGACCTGGTGGCCGAGGGCGACCGGGTGATCGCGTTCTGGCGGATCGAGGGCAAGCACGTCGGCCACGTCTTCGGCGTCCCCGCCACCGGGCGCGACTTCGTCGGTCACAGCATCAGCACGCTGACCATCAAGGACGGCCGGGTGGTGCGCTACAACGTGCTGCCGGACCGCCTCGGCATCATCCGCCAGCTCACCCCGGCGCTGGTCTGA
- a CDS encoding SDR family NAD(P)-dependent oxidoreductase, whose amino-acid sequence MTHPQHPATPAGHPAPAPAPATHSASTAPSAPAAPVALVTGAASGIGAATARLFAERGHRVVALDLDPRGLKELADLPNVLTLVGDVSTERSNAEAVALAVERFGRLDAVVLNAGIGGAGPLESPGAIERFDRLFAVNVRGVALGIRAAVPALRAAGGGAIVATSSVSGLRGDPGTWGYNATKAAVINLVRGAAIDYAAQGIRINAIAPGGTATGMTAGQVADPEFSHFITSRIPAQRWADAREQAEVIWFLTSPAASYVTGVTVPVDGGLTANGGILLPPQAH is encoded by the coding sequence ATGACCCACCCGCAGCACCCCGCCACCCCGGCCGGACACCCGGCCCCGGCCCCGGCCCCGGCCACGCACTCGGCCTCGACCGCACCCTCGGCCCCGGCCGCACCCGTCGCCCTGGTGACCGGAGCCGCCTCCGGCATCGGCGCGGCCACGGCCCGCCTCTTCGCGGAGCGCGGCCACCGCGTGGTGGCGCTCGACCTGGACCCGCGCGGGCTGAAGGAGCTCGCCGACCTGCCGAACGTGCTCACGCTGGTGGGTGACGTCTCCACCGAGCGGAGCAACGCCGAGGCGGTCGCGCTGGCGGTGGAGCGGTTCGGCCGGTTGGACGCGGTGGTGCTCAACGCCGGGATCGGCGGCGCGGGCCCGCTGGAGTCGCCGGGCGCGATCGAGCGCTTCGACCGGCTCTTCGCGGTCAACGTGCGCGGTGTCGCCCTCGGCATCCGCGCCGCCGTGCCGGCCCTGCGGGCCGCCGGCGGTGGCGCGATCGTGGCCACCTCCTCGGTCTCCGGCCTGCGCGGGGACCCCGGCACCTGGGGCTACAACGCCACCAAGGCGGCGGTGATCAACCTGGTCCGCGGCGCCGCGATCGACTACGCCGCCCAGGGCATCCGGATCAACGCCATCGCGCCCGGCGGCACCGCCACCGGCATGACGGCCGGTCAGGTCGCCGACCCCGAGTTCTCCCACTTCATCACCAGCCGGATCCCCGCCCAGCGTTGGGCCGACGCGCGGGAGCAGGCGGAGGTGATCTGGTTCCTGACCTCCCCGGCCGCCTCCTACGTGACCGGGGTGACGGTGCCGGTGGACGGGGGGCTGACCGCCAACGGCGGCATCCTGCTCCCGCCGCAGGCGCACTGA